The DNA window CTCcttgctcttaggcaagagaaCAACACCCTCATCCATgatcttccgcaaggacatgctcaaggatctcaccattctattattcaatttaaataaaaacattttcacaatattaaaatacattaaaaatacccggaatactattacaaattacaaaaaaattaaaaattacataattaaaatcctaaaaattaaaaattacataattaaattcataaaattaaaaaaacccactactcgtgaccgaatttcgcccaaatgtgtttgattaggtcttcttgtagctcagtgtgggttcgggtatcgcgcattgtgtttcttgtttcgatcctctcgctcACCGTCGTAtacacacctcggcgtgggagagatctcgcggttgagcttccggcttcatcctcgtcgtaaatgttagccgccctcggtccttcgtcagctataatcatgctgtgcaagataatacacgtgtacatgatgtcgacgatattcttaacgtaccacagccgagacggggccttcacaatgttgaatcggccttgaaggaccccaaaagctctttcgacatctttctgAGCAGACACTTGACGCTGctcaaaaagaacccgtctcgggtcttgcggattgctgaacgtcttcacgaaagtagaccaccttgggtagataccatcggcgagatagtaacccatgtgatatgcatttccgttgacgatGAAGttgatcgccggtgctacacctttcaaaacatcattgaagagtggtgaagaatagagcacgttcaagtcgttgttggatccggcaataccgaaatatgcatgccaaatccataggcagtagtcggcgaccgcttcaaggataagtttTGGGCCGCCTCCTTTGTGGcagcttaagtgttgccccctccaagcattcggacaattcttccacttccaatgcatacagtcaatgctgccaagcataccgagaaaaccgtggactgtttcgtgaagacgaagcaaccgttgacaatcatcggtggtgggtacctgaaggaattcctcaccgaaagcagaacgaacgtcGTCGCAAAAATTGTaaggcataggattccagttgactcaccgacatgaaaatactcatcgaagaggtcagctgtttgcccagtagcaagttgtcggatggcacaagtacacttctacAACGCcaagagactttgccgaccggttgcgtctctacttgattgaaagtattcaacacgggcagacaatgtgttgacaatacgcataaacaaccgttttgacatgcgaaaacggcgtcgaaagtaatcttccggaaaccgcggctggtcagAAACATAGTCGGAAACGAGCCTTTTgttggctccctcccgatcatgagggatgtagcggcgaattgatctagttggtcgaggaggaggggcgggggtagtggctgcgacataggcttcataggcggcacgatattgttcatggTATTCTTATTCTTCGCGCTCCACTTCCGccatgatatcggtgaaatccatttgaaaGGGTTTGactgagagaggaagatgtagatgagttgtatgaaaaaatatgaatgagagatgaatagGAGATGATTTGacgtgaaaaatggatgatgaatgtgtgtatttatagatgattttgggaataaaataaaaaatcaaaaaaatttcagaaaaacgataataaaacggccatatttttgggaatctgaaaatatttttttaaaatttttggtattattttcgattttaaaaaaatgaatttccaacggataATCTgttggccaatagaaacgcACCACGtagcctgctcagcggcacggacgccgcgGCTGTGGATGATCTTATACTTAGGGCATGTTTGATAACATGAGTAGGAAAGTCcaagaaaagaaacaaaatgagaaaataaaccaaaatattgagaaaataaactaaattattGAGAAAGTGGGTTTCTCGGTTTTGCTTTGATACAAAATAAGATGCGTTTTTTTAGTGCTTAGAAATGGCCAGAAACAACACATACTCCCTTGTGCAGACATTATTGCCCTCCATCTTTACCACTTTTCTCCAACATACCACTCTAACCCTAGAATATAtaatttcatcctcatttcttCCTCCCAGCAGCAACAGCTCGAAGACTCAGGTATGCTTCAATGAAATTCCCTCAAAGTTTGATTTTATCCCAAGTTACTAACAATATCTTGCTTGAAACCAAGATATTTGAGTTTTAATGAGGATACCCATCGAGAACCAATGATTTTTTGTTCTAAGAATGTGTCTTTCCTTATTACTTAGCATATTTGCTCACTATGGGAGAATCTGGCAATTGGAACACGTCTCAAATGGTTGAAGGTGAGTTATTTTGCCTTACCAAATCTTGTGTTGTTAGTTATAGAATACCCTACCCACATTCATATGCTTTTGTCGGAATAGATTCCCAAATTGGGAAAGGGCTGGTCGCAGGCCGAAGACAGATCAGACTCGACGCAGCTGGTCTACTCGTGAGGAAGAGGCCTTGATGTTAGCACTAAAAGACCTTGTTGTAAACAAGTGGAAATCAGATAACGGCTTTCGTGGTGGGTATCTAGCTCGGATTGAGGAAATCATCAAGCTTGAATGCCCGAACAGTGACATTAAGGCAACCCCCCATATCTGCTCCAAGCTCCAGCAAtggaaaaaaaactactcctcTCTGGTTAACATGCTCAATCGAAGCGGCGTTGGCTTCAATTACAAGGGCGATCACAAGATTGATTGTGATAACGACCAATGGGAGCAAATTGTTAGGGTGTGCTTCTTACTATTATTGACTTTTACTTATGTTTACACCTGTTTTTTGTAAGAGCGACTGTGTTTGATTTGTGATGGGTGTTTAATGGTGTTGTAGCTAGATAACAATGCACGCTACATGCGTTTCAAGTCGTGGCCTCTGTTTGATGAATGGAAAGAGATTTTTGGTAAGGATCGTGCAATGGGATCTTCTGGTCGGGATTTGCAGGAGCTTTACCATGGTGTGCGCTCACATCTCAACGTGGGTAATGGGAGTCAGGAGGCTGAGTTTGAAGCTAGTGCTGATGGCCATTCTGGAACTAATACGGATAACACCACGAACTCACAAGGAATACCAGTTAACACCATGGGCTCAGGAGAAATACCAGATCAGAGTACGGGAGACAGTGACACCGGAACTCAGCTTCCCGCACAGTCAAACGGTGACACTGGAAAAAAATGTCCAAAGAAAACAGGTAACAAGCGCAAACTCGTTGATAGGGCTGATGCTTTGCTTGAATTGCTTGCTAAAGGGCAGGATGAAACCAACGCTAGGCTTGATAAGTTGGCTGGTAGGATTGGGTTTGAGTTCGATGCTAGCAAGGCAAGAAAGAAAGTGTTTGGCATGCTAGGTAATATTCAAGGCATTACTCTTGGGCAACAAATCGACGCTGCTGAATTCATCCTCAGCAAAGTCAAACATTTGGACTTGTTCAATAGCCTTCCTGAAGCTTTTCACCACACTTATGTCCTTCGTGCATTGGAGAAGATCCACCGTTAATTCGTGTGGTTATTTGCTTCATCTTTTGACTTAGCTATTTTGTAGGAGATGATATCTAATCCTCCTTATGTGCATAGAACTATAATCGCACTTATTATATTTTGTCTAGTTTCTACTGATGCTCAAATGTATGAGCTTAAAACATTGGGCTTCGGCCTTGGTTTGTATTTGACGATTGTTGTGATGACTCTATTTGTGGAATCTATGGAACCTCGTAAATATGATACGTATTATGACTATAATTTTCTGTCAAATTACTTATAATTCCATGTTTATTGTACTGTCATGGGCTTCTTCCCTTTTAATGGTGCAACTGATTGCTGCATATAAATGAGTTTTTGTTGTTGGCATCTGATTTTCTTGTCCAACTGTGTAATCAGACAAAAAAAATCCATGGGAGCtaataaaaaatactttttttgaTAGAGAATGAATGACAAAAGGTAATTATTATTGAAGTTTTTAGATGAGGACAATAAGTGTTTTATAGGAGTTATTTTTCAAATGGCCTTCAACCAGATGAGATTCATGAAGAATCGACTGAAGCTGtatgatgtgtaattttcaaATGGCTTTATAAGAATTACTGATTCTCTTGCAATAATGGCATTTCTTATTCAGTTTTATCCCTATTTTCTGAAACTCATGTTTATTTCACAAACAAAGTTACATAACATGTCACATAGAGCAACTTTTGGAATTGAAATAATTCTACGGACTACACATGAgattacatatttttaaaaccACACACTCATAACATGCATAAGACGACAACAACCATGTCGCAAGATAGACTTATTTTCCAAGTGGAAATCCTAAGTTTACAGCATAGTAGATAAGAGTCACGATTATGGTCGGCGCCACCATAAAGTTGGGTTTGACGATGCACAAGAGCTACTGTTTGAGGAGTCAACCGTCCTTGTTGGGGCGTTGTCAAAGCCGTGGTAGATAAAATTTTCAGGTCGTTGTCCAAGATCCCTATCACGAATCTCCATGGAATTTGATGACTCACAGTCACGGGAGTGTGAACTCTCATTGAACAGCTTGCGTGGCAGTAGATGGCTATCATGATTATATCCACTTACATAATCTTCACACTGGCCCTCATCAACATCCGGATTTAGATCAATGGTGGTATCCGAGAGCACAATAGTTTCTATATCGTTCTCGCTCACATTGATGTCACCACTAAACAACATCTTGAGCAGCTTGAACTCAAGTTCTCCATTCTTTGTATATGCTCCAGCAAAGTCATTTTTCTAATCACAAGAAactcaaaaaaattatttttaaaaagag is part of the Salvia splendens isolate huo1 chromosome 6, SspV2, whole genome shotgun sequence genome and encodes:
- the LOC121807525 gene encoding uncharacterized protein LOC121807525; the protein is MLALKDLVVNKWKSDNGFRGGYLARIEEIIKLECPNSDIKATPHICSKLQQWKKNYSSLVNMLNRSGVGFNYKGDHKIDCDNDQWEQIVRLDNNARYMRFKSWPLFDEWKEIFGKDRAMGSSGRDLQELYHGVRSHLNVGNGSQEAEFEASADGHSGTNTDNTTNSQGIPVNTMGSGEIPDQSTGDSDTGTQLPAQSNGDTGKKCPKKTGNKRKLVDRADALLELLAKGQDETNARLDKLAGRIGFEFDASKARKKVFGMLGNIQGITLGQQIDAAEFILSKVKHLDLFNSLPEAFHHTYVLRALEKIHR